Proteins encoded within one genomic window of Camarhynchus parvulus chromosome 14, STF_HiC, whole genome shotgun sequence:
- the SUN1 gene encoding SUN domain-containing protein 1 isoform X2 has translation MDFSRLHTYTPPQCLPENTGYTYALSSSYSSSALDFETENKIDPVFDSPRMSRRSLRLAAGGYSRSDDGQSDSLHDSSYAGNMSFRDQSKVVKQRRSMSKQSGSGRHVPRKNMSSSSIFSQSSFNSHASDTSMISTILDESLIREQTEVDHFWGLDEEGDPKGSDTTLLLQGNGGIAAPELQPTLNGYTCSDCSMLSERKEVLTAYSASHVPSSRIYTRDRSQKHASRGTYFYMSKILRLVKNTAASFASLLVQLFQMVLLKLGYEYKAHSDYCGSMNVKEFYREDRHLGVNEESICDDCKGKKHLEMYTTDHMQSSWTKRVARTIWHTFSSAGYFVLHVLRTAGATGWLVSQKVLSLLWLAILSPGRAASGMFRLLRTGWYQLVTLMSLLKVFLVRRCLPKNYRWLLFLIPLLFLLGLWFWGLNGFISLLPPLNWTKIGTIQRTDDSVPVPEPQDDSFHSVQPPKDTINIFDFGRISELEKQMAFVSDRCHDQNKEYNKVMSLLQNLQDQVATMSDRSETLNLIKNVMSQYIKDMKLEEKTDFLALHKEHELRIQTLEELLRKLSAESKDIQKEFDLAKSKSVRDDDQYSLLMSKIKKLELELASMKSELLSGESVKTSCEKMDVIHEKVDAQVKESVKLLLFGDQQEDLPESLLQWLTSNFVSKSDLQTVLRDLELQILKNITLHMSVTNQKVTSEVVTNAVTNAGISGITEAQAQIIVNNALKLYSQDKTGMVDFALESGGGSILSTRCSETYETKTALISLFGIPLWYYSQSPRVVIQPDMYPGNCWAFKGSQGYLVVRLSMKIYPTAFTLEHIPKTLSPTGNITSAPRNFAVYGLDDEYQEEGKLLGEYVYDQDGEPLQMFPVMEKNEDAFQIVELRIFSNWGHVEYTCLYRFRVHGKPAQ, from the exons ATGGACTTTTCACGTCTACACACGTACACCCCTCCCCAATGTCTGCCAGAGAACACTGGCTATACATATGCACTCAG TTCGAGTTATTCTTCATCTGCTTTGGATTTTGAGACTGAGAACAAAATAGATCCAGTGTTTGATTCACCCAGAATGTCTCGGCGTAGTTTACGGTTGGCTGCTGGAGGATACAGTAGATCAGATGATGGACAGAGCGATTCCCTTCACGACAGCTCTTATGCTGGAAACATGTCCTTCAGGGATCAGTCTAA GGTGGTAAAGCAACGCAGAAGTATGAGCAAGCAGTCTGGCAGTGGAAGACATGTGCCAAGGAAAAATATGTCCAGCTCATCTATTTTTAGCCAGAGCAGTTTCAATAGCCATGCCAGTGATACATCAATGATATCCACTATATTGGATGAGTCTCTGATTCGGGAACAGACAGAAGTTGATCATTTCTGGG GCCTTGATGAAGAAGGTGACCCCAAAG GCAGTGACAccacgctgctgctgcaggggaacGGGGGCattgcagccccagagctgcagcccacgCTGAACGGCTACACGTGCAGTGACTGCAGCATGCTGTCAGAGAGGAAGGAGGTCCTCACTGCCTACTCAGCTTCCCATGTGCCATCTTCCAGGATCTACACTAGGGACAGGAGCCAGAAACATGCATCTA GAGGAACATATTTCTACATGAGTAAGATTCTACGATTGGTCAAAAATACTGCAGCATCCTTTGCATCACTATTAGTGCAACTCTTTCAAATGGTTTTGCTGAAGCTGGGTTATGAATATAAAG CTCACTCAGACTACTGTGGAAGCATGAATGTAAAGGAGTTCTACAGAGAAGATCGTCACCTTGGTGTGAATGAGGAGTCAATAT GTGATGACTGTAAAGGGAAGAAACATCTTGAAATGTACACCACAGACCACATGCAGTCCTCATGGACTAAAAGGGTAGCAAGGACCATTTGGCAcaccttttcttctgcag GTTACTTTGTGCTTCACGTGTTGCGAACAGCGGGAGCCACGGGATGGCTTGTGTCGCAGAAGGTGTTGTCTCTACTTTGGCTGGCCATTCTCTCTCCAG GGAGGGCAGCTTCTGGCATGTTCAGGTTGCTTAGAACTGGGTGGTATCAACTTGTTACTCTGATGTCTTTGCTCAAGGTGTTTCTTGTAAGAAG ATGCCTTCCAAAGAACTACAGGTGGTTATTGTTTCTTATCCCACTCCTGTTTCTACTAG gTTTGTGGTTCTGGGGGCTTAATGGCTTCATTTCATTATTACCTCCATTGAACTGGACAAAAATTGGCACAATTCAGAGAACAGATGATTCAGTTCCTGTTCCTGAACCACAAGATGACTCTTTTCATTCTGTGCAACCTCCAAAG GATACCATAAATATCTTTGACTTTGGTCGTATAAGtgagctggaaaagcaaatggCCTTCGTGTCTGACAGATGCCATGACCAAAACAAAGAATACAACAAAGTGATGAGCCTGCTCCAGAATCTTCAAGATCAGGTTGCCACAATGAGTGACAGAAGTGAAACattgaatttaataaaaaacgTAATGAGTCAATATATTAAAGATATGAAATTGGAGGAAAAG ACTGATTTCCTGGCTTTACACAAAGAACATGAGTTGCGCATCCAGACGCTGGAAGAACTTCTTAGAAAACTCTCAGCTGAATCCAAG GACATCCAGAAGGAGTTCGATCTAGCCAAATCAAAATCAGTCAG AGATGATGATCAATACAGTCTACTTATgtccaaaattaaaaagctaGAACTAGAGCTGGCTTCTATGAAATCAGAGCTGTTATCTGGGGAAAGTGTGAAGACGAGTTGCGAGAAAATGGATGTCATTCATGAAAAA GTAGATGCCCAGGTCAAGGAATCTGTCAAGCTATTGCTTTTTGGTGATCAACAAGAAGACTTGCCTGAATCACTTCTCCAGTGGCTTACCTCCAATTTTGTGAGCAAAAGCGATCTACAGACTGTGCTGCGGGATCTTGAGTTGCAGATCCTCAAAAATATTACTCTCCATATGTCTGTAACAAACCAAAAAGTAACATCTGAAGTAGTTACAAATGCTGTGACTAATGCAGGGATTTCTGGAATCACAGAAGCG CAAGCACagattattgtaaataatgcaCTGAAGCTCTACTCTCAAGACAAGACTGGGATGGTGGATTTCGCCTTGGAATCTGGAG GTGGCAGCATTCTGAGTACTCGCTGTTCTGAAACCTATGAGACCAAGACAGCATTAATTAGCCTCTTTGGAATTCCTCTGTGGTACTACTCTCAGTCTCCTAGAGTGGTGATTCAG CCGGACATGTATCCAGGGAACTGCTGGGCTTTCAAAGGATCACAGGGCTACCTTGTGGTGAGACTTTCCATGAAGATCTATCCAACTGCCTTTACATTGGAACACATACCAAAAACTCTTTCACCAACAGGAAATATCACCAGTGCTCCTAGGAATTTTGCAGTATAT GGTCTGGATGATGAATATCAAGAAGAAGGCAAACTTCTAGGAGAGTATGTCTATGATCAAGATGGAGAACCACTGCAGATGTTTCCAGTGATG gagaaaaatgaagacGCATTCCAAATAGTGGAGCTGAGGATTTTCTCTAACTGGGGCCATGTGGAGTACACCTGCCTTTATCGGTTCAGAGTGCACGGGAAACCTGCCCAGTAA
- the SUN1 gene encoding SUN domain-containing protein 1 isoform X6, protein METWTSLKNLFVTRLKILPVTLLFLFYCSSSYSSSALDFETENKIDPVFDSPRMSRRSLRLAAGGYSRSDDGQSDSLHDSSYAGNMSFRDQSKVVKQRRSMSKQSGSGRHVPRKNMSSSSIFSQSSFNSHASDTSMISTILDESLIREQTEVDHFWGLDEEGDPKGSDTTLLLQGNGGIAAPELQPTLNGYTCSDCSMLSERKEVLTAYSASHVPSSRIYTRDRSQKHASTHSDYCGSMNVKEFYREDRHLGVNEESICYFVLHVLRTAGATGWLVSQKVLSLLWLAILSPGRAASGMFRLLRTGWYQLVTLMSLLKVFLVRRCLPKNYRWLLFLIPLLFLLGLWFWGLNGFISLLPPLNWTKIGTIQRTDDSVPVPEPQDDSFHSVQPPKDTINIFDFGRISELEKQMAFVSDRCHDQNKEYNKVMSLLQNLQDQVATMSDRSETLNLIKNVMSQYIKDMKLEEKTDFLALHKEHELRIQTLEELLRKLSAESKDIQKEFDLAKSKSVRDDDQYSLLMSKIKKLELELASMKSELLSGESVKTSCEKMDVIHEKVDAQVKESVKLLLFGDQQEDLPESLLQWLTSNFVSKSDLQTVLRDLELQILKNITLHMSVTNQKVTSEVVTNAVTNAGISGITEAQAQIIVNNALKLYSQDKTGMVDFALESGGGSILSTRCSETYETKTALISLFGIPLWYYSQSPRVVIQPDMYPGNCWAFKGSQGYLVVRLSMKIYPTAFTLEHIPKTLSPTGNITSAPRNFAVYGLDDEYQEEGKLLGEYVYDQDGEPLQMFPVMEKNEDAFQIVELRIFSNWGHVEYTCLYRFRVHGKPAQ, encoded by the exons ATGGAAACTTGGACTAGCTTGAAAAACCTGTTTGTTACCAGGTTGAAAATTCTCCCAGTAACTTTGCTGTTCTTATTTTACTGCAGTTCGAGTTATTCTTCATCTGCTTTGGATTTTGAGACTGAGAACAAAATAGATCCAGTGTTTGATTCACCCAGAATGTCTCGGCGTAGTTTACGGTTGGCTGCTGGAGGATACAGTAGATCAGATGATGGACAGAGCGATTCCCTTCACGACAGCTCTTATGCTGGAAACATGTCCTTCAGGGATCAGTCTAA GGTGGTAAAGCAACGCAGAAGTATGAGCAAGCAGTCTGGCAGTGGAAGACATGTGCCAAGGAAAAATATGTCCAGCTCATCTATTTTTAGCCAGAGCAGTTTCAATAGCCATGCCAGTGATACATCAATGATATCCACTATATTGGATGAGTCTCTGATTCGGGAACAGACAGAAGTTGATCATTTCTGGG GCCTTGATGAAGAAGGTGACCCCAAAG GCAGTGACAccacgctgctgctgcaggggaacGGGGGCattgcagccccagagctgcagcccacgCTGAACGGCTACACGTGCAGTGACTGCAGCATGCTGTCAGAGAGGAAGGAGGTCCTCACTGCCTACTCAGCTTCCCATGTGCCATCTTCCAGGATCTACACTAGGGACAGGAGCCAGAAACATGCATCTA CTCACTCAGACTACTGTGGAAGCATGAATGTAAAGGAGTTCTACAGAGAAGATCGTCACCTTGGTGTGAATGAGGAGTCAATAT GTTACTTTGTGCTTCACGTGTTGCGAACAGCGGGAGCCACGGGATGGCTTGTGTCGCAGAAGGTGTTGTCTCTACTTTGGCTGGCCATTCTCTCTCCAG GGAGGGCAGCTTCTGGCATGTTCAGGTTGCTTAGAACTGGGTGGTATCAACTTGTTACTCTGATGTCTTTGCTCAAGGTGTTTCTTGTAAGAAG ATGCCTTCCAAAGAACTACAGGTGGTTATTGTTTCTTATCCCACTCCTGTTTCTACTAG gTTTGTGGTTCTGGGGGCTTAATGGCTTCATTTCATTATTACCTCCATTGAACTGGACAAAAATTGGCACAATTCAGAGAACAGATGATTCAGTTCCTGTTCCTGAACCACAAGATGACTCTTTTCATTCTGTGCAACCTCCAAAG GATACCATAAATATCTTTGACTTTGGTCGTATAAGtgagctggaaaagcaaatggCCTTCGTGTCTGACAGATGCCATGACCAAAACAAAGAATACAACAAAGTGATGAGCCTGCTCCAGAATCTTCAAGATCAGGTTGCCACAATGAGTGACAGAAGTGAAACattgaatttaataaaaaacgTAATGAGTCAATATATTAAAGATATGAAATTGGAGGAAAAG ACTGATTTCCTGGCTTTACACAAAGAACATGAGTTGCGCATCCAGACGCTGGAAGAACTTCTTAGAAAACTCTCAGCTGAATCCAAG GACATCCAGAAGGAGTTCGATCTAGCCAAATCAAAATCAGTCAG AGATGATGATCAATACAGTCTACTTATgtccaaaattaaaaagctaGAACTAGAGCTGGCTTCTATGAAATCAGAGCTGTTATCTGGGGAAAGTGTGAAGACGAGTTGCGAGAAAATGGATGTCATTCATGAAAAA GTAGATGCCCAGGTCAAGGAATCTGTCAAGCTATTGCTTTTTGGTGATCAACAAGAAGACTTGCCTGAATCACTTCTCCAGTGGCTTACCTCCAATTTTGTGAGCAAAAGCGATCTACAGACTGTGCTGCGGGATCTTGAGTTGCAGATCCTCAAAAATATTACTCTCCATATGTCTGTAACAAACCAAAAAGTAACATCTGAAGTAGTTACAAATGCTGTGACTAATGCAGGGATTTCTGGAATCACAGAAGCG CAAGCACagattattgtaaataatgcaCTGAAGCTCTACTCTCAAGACAAGACTGGGATGGTGGATTTCGCCTTGGAATCTGGAG GTGGCAGCATTCTGAGTACTCGCTGTTCTGAAACCTATGAGACCAAGACAGCATTAATTAGCCTCTTTGGAATTCCTCTGTGGTACTACTCTCAGTCTCCTAGAGTGGTGATTCAG CCGGACATGTATCCAGGGAACTGCTGGGCTTTCAAAGGATCACAGGGCTACCTTGTGGTGAGACTTTCCATGAAGATCTATCCAACTGCCTTTACATTGGAACACATACCAAAAACTCTTTCACCAACAGGAAATATCACCAGTGCTCCTAGGAATTTTGCAGTATAT GGTCTGGATGATGAATATCAAGAAGAAGGCAAACTTCTAGGAGAGTATGTCTATGATCAAGATGGAGAACCACTGCAGATGTTTCCAGTGATG gagaaaaatgaagacGCATTCCAAATAGTGGAGCTGAGGATTTTCTCTAACTGGGGCCATGTGGAGTACACCTGCCTTTATCGGTTCAGAGTGCACGGGAAACCTGCCCAGTAA
- the SUN1 gene encoding SUN domain-containing protein 1 isoform X4, whose translation METWTSLKNLFVTRLKILPVTLLFLFYCSSSYSSSALDFETENKIDPVFDSPRMSRRSLRLAAGGYSRSDDGQSDSLHDSSYAGNMSFRDQSKVVKQRRSMSKQSGSGRHVPRKNMSSSSIFSQSSFNSHASDTSMISTILDESLIREQTEVDHFWGLDEEGDPKGSDTTLLLQGNGGIAAPELQPTLNGYTCSDCSMLSERKEVLTAYSASHVPSSRIYTRDRSQKHASTHSDYCGSMNVKEFYREDRHLGVNEESICDDCKGKKHLEMYTTDHMQSSWTKRVARTIWHTFSSAGYFVLHVLRTAGATGWLVSQKVLSLLWLAILSPGRAASGMFRLLRTGWYQLVTLMSLLKVFLVRRCLPKNYRWLLFLIPLLFLLGLWFWGLNGFISLLPPLNWTKIGTIQRTDDSVPVPEPQDDSFHSVQPPKDTINIFDFGRISELEKQMAFVSDRCHDQNKEYNKVMSLLQNLQDQVATMSDRSETLNLIKNVMSQYIKDMKLEEKTDFLALHKEHELRIQTLEELLRKLSAESKDIQKEFDLAKSKSVRDDDQYSLLMSKIKKLELELASMKSELLSGESVKTSCEKMDVIHEKVDAQVKESVKLLLFGDQQEDLPESLLQWLTSNFVSKSDLQTVLRDLELQILKNITLHMSVTNQKVTSEVVTNAVTNAGISGITEAQAQIIVNNALKLYSQDKTGMVDFALESGGGSILSTRCSETYETKTALISLFGIPLWYYSQSPRVVIQPDMYPGNCWAFKGSQGYLVVRLSMKIYPTAFTLEHIPKTLSPTGNITSAPRNFAVYGLDDEYQEEGKLLGEYVYDQDGEPLQMFPVMEKNEDAFQIVELRIFSNWGHVEYTCLYRFRVHGKPAQ comes from the exons ATGGAAACTTGGACTAGCTTGAAAAACCTGTTTGTTACCAGGTTGAAAATTCTCCCAGTAACTTTGCTGTTCTTATTTTACTGCAGTTCGAGTTATTCTTCATCTGCTTTGGATTTTGAGACTGAGAACAAAATAGATCCAGTGTTTGATTCACCCAGAATGTCTCGGCGTAGTTTACGGTTGGCTGCTGGAGGATACAGTAGATCAGATGATGGACAGAGCGATTCCCTTCACGACAGCTCTTATGCTGGAAACATGTCCTTCAGGGATCAGTCTAA GGTGGTAAAGCAACGCAGAAGTATGAGCAAGCAGTCTGGCAGTGGAAGACATGTGCCAAGGAAAAATATGTCCAGCTCATCTATTTTTAGCCAGAGCAGTTTCAATAGCCATGCCAGTGATACATCAATGATATCCACTATATTGGATGAGTCTCTGATTCGGGAACAGACAGAAGTTGATCATTTCTGGG GCCTTGATGAAGAAGGTGACCCCAAAG GCAGTGACAccacgctgctgctgcaggggaacGGGGGCattgcagccccagagctgcagcccacgCTGAACGGCTACACGTGCAGTGACTGCAGCATGCTGTCAGAGAGGAAGGAGGTCCTCACTGCCTACTCAGCTTCCCATGTGCCATCTTCCAGGATCTACACTAGGGACAGGAGCCAGAAACATGCATCTA CTCACTCAGACTACTGTGGAAGCATGAATGTAAAGGAGTTCTACAGAGAAGATCGTCACCTTGGTGTGAATGAGGAGTCAATAT GTGATGACTGTAAAGGGAAGAAACATCTTGAAATGTACACCACAGACCACATGCAGTCCTCATGGACTAAAAGGGTAGCAAGGACCATTTGGCAcaccttttcttctgcag GTTACTTTGTGCTTCACGTGTTGCGAACAGCGGGAGCCACGGGATGGCTTGTGTCGCAGAAGGTGTTGTCTCTACTTTGGCTGGCCATTCTCTCTCCAG GGAGGGCAGCTTCTGGCATGTTCAGGTTGCTTAGAACTGGGTGGTATCAACTTGTTACTCTGATGTCTTTGCTCAAGGTGTTTCTTGTAAGAAG ATGCCTTCCAAAGAACTACAGGTGGTTATTGTTTCTTATCCCACTCCTGTTTCTACTAG gTTTGTGGTTCTGGGGGCTTAATGGCTTCATTTCATTATTACCTCCATTGAACTGGACAAAAATTGGCACAATTCAGAGAACAGATGATTCAGTTCCTGTTCCTGAACCACAAGATGACTCTTTTCATTCTGTGCAACCTCCAAAG GATACCATAAATATCTTTGACTTTGGTCGTATAAGtgagctggaaaagcaaatggCCTTCGTGTCTGACAGATGCCATGACCAAAACAAAGAATACAACAAAGTGATGAGCCTGCTCCAGAATCTTCAAGATCAGGTTGCCACAATGAGTGACAGAAGTGAAACattgaatttaataaaaaacgTAATGAGTCAATATATTAAAGATATGAAATTGGAGGAAAAG ACTGATTTCCTGGCTTTACACAAAGAACATGAGTTGCGCATCCAGACGCTGGAAGAACTTCTTAGAAAACTCTCAGCTGAATCCAAG GACATCCAGAAGGAGTTCGATCTAGCCAAATCAAAATCAGTCAG AGATGATGATCAATACAGTCTACTTATgtccaaaattaaaaagctaGAACTAGAGCTGGCTTCTATGAAATCAGAGCTGTTATCTGGGGAAAGTGTGAAGACGAGTTGCGAGAAAATGGATGTCATTCATGAAAAA GTAGATGCCCAGGTCAAGGAATCTGTCAAGCTATTGCTTTTTGGTGATCAACAAGAAGACTTGCCTGAATCACTTCTCCAGTGGCTTACCTCCAATTTTGTGAGCAAAAGCGATCTACAGACTGTGCTGCGGGATCTTGAGTTGCAGATCCTCAAAAATATTACTCTCCATATGTCTGTAACAAACCAAAAAGTAACATCTGAAGTAGTTACAAATGCTGTGACTAATGCAGGGATTTCTGGAATCACAGAAGCG CAAGCACagattattgtaaataatgcaCTGAAGCTCTACTCTCAAGACAAGACTGGGATGGTGGATTTCGCCTTGGAATCTGGAG GTGGCAGCATTCTGAGTACTCGCTGTTCTGAAACCTATGAGACCAAGACAGCATTAATTAGCCTCTTTGGAATTCCTCTGTGGTACTACTCTCAGTCTCCTAGAGTGGTGATTCAG CCGGACATGTATCCAGGGAACTGCTGGGCTTTCAAAGGATCACAGGGCTACCTTGTGGTGAGACTTTCCATGAAGATCTATCCAACTGCCTTTACATTGGAACACATACCAAAAACTCTTTCACCAACAGGAAATATCACCAGTGCTCCTAGGAATTTTGCAGTATAT GGTCTGGATGATGAATATCAAGAAGAAGGCAAACTTCTAGGAGAGTATGTCTATGATCAAGATGGAGAACCACTGCAGATGTTTCCAGTGATG gagaaaaatgaagacGCATTCCAAATAGTGGAGCTGAGGATTTTCTCTAACTGGGGCCATGTGGAGTACACCTGCCTTTATCGGTTCAGAGTGCACGGGAAACCTGCCCAGTAA
- the SUN1 gene encoding SUN domain-containing protein 1 isoform X3 produces the protein METWTSLKNLFVTRLKILPVTLLFLFYCSSSYSSSALDFETENKIDPVFDSPRMSRRSLRLAAGGYSRSDDGQSDSLHDSSYAGNMSFRDQSKVVKQRRSMSKQSGSGRHVPRKNMSSSSIFSQSSFNSHASDTSMISTILDESLIREQTEVDHFWGLDEEGDPKGSDTTLLLQGNGGIAAPELQPTLNGYTCSDCSMLSERKEVLTAYSASHVPSSRIYTRDRSQKHASRGTYFYMSKILRLVKNTAASFASLLVQLFQMVLLKLGYEYKAHSDYCGSMNVKEFYREDRHLGVNEESICYFVLHVLRTAGATGWLVSQKVLSLLWLAILSPGRAASGMFRLLRTGWYQLVTLMSLLKVFLVRRCLPKNYRWLLFLIPLLFLLGLWFWGLNGFISLLPPLNWTKIGTIQRTDDSVPVPEPQDDSFHSVQPPKDTINIFDFGRISELEKQMAFVSDRCHDQNKEYNKVMSLLQNLQDQVATMSDRSETLNLIKNVMSQYIKDMKLEEKTDFLALHKEHELRIQTLEELLRKLSAESKDIQKEFDLAKSKSVRDDDQYSLLMSKIKKLELELASMKSELLSGESVKTSCEKMDVIHEKVDAQVKESVKLLLFGDQQEDLPESLLQWLTSNFVSKSDLQTVLRDLELQILKNITLHMSVTNQKVTSEVVTNAVTNAGISGITEAQAQIIVNNALKLYSQDKTGMVDFALESGGGSILSTRCSETYETKTALISLFGIPLWYYSQSPRVVIQPDMYPGNCWAFKGSQGYLVVRLSMKIYPTAFTLEHIPKTLSPTGNITSAPRNFAVYGLDDEYQEEGKLLGEYVYDQDGEPLQMFPVMEKNEDAFQIVELRIFSNWGHVEYTCLYRFRVHGKPAQ, from the exons ATGGAAACTTGGACTAGCTTGAAAAACCTGTTTGTTACCAGGTTGAAAATTCTCCCAGTAACTTTGCTGTTCTTATTTTACTGCAGTTCGAGTTATTCTTCATCTGCTTTGGATTTTGAGACTGAGAACAAAATAGATCCAGTGTTTGATTCACCCAGAATGTCTCGGCGTAGTTTACGGTTGGCTGCTGGAGGATACAGTAGATCAGATGATGGACAGAGCGATTCCCTTCACGACAGCTCTTATGCTGGAAACATGTCCTTCAGGGATCAGTCTAA GGTGGTAAAGCAACGCAGAAGTATGAGCAAGCAGTCTGGCAGTGGAAGACATGTGCCAAGGAAAAATATGTCCAGCTCATCTATTTTTAGCCAGAGCAGTTTCAATAGCCATGCCAGTGATACATCAATGATATCCACTATATTGGATGAGTCTCTGATTCGGGAACAGACAGAAGTTGATCATTTCTGGG GCCTTGATGAAGAAGGTGACCCCAAAG GCAGTGACAccacgctgctgctgcaggggaacGGGGGCattgcagccccagagctgcagcccacgCTGAACGGCTACACGTGCAGTGACTGCAGCATGCTGTCAGAGAGGAAGGAGGTCCTCACTGCCTACTCAGCTTCCCATGTGCCATCTTCCAGGATCTACACTAGGGACAGGAGCCAGAAACATGCATCTA GAGGAACATATTTCTACATGAGTAAGATTCTACGATTGGTCAAAAATACTGCAGCATCCTTTGCATCACTATTAGTGCAACTCTTTCAAATGGTTTTGCTGAAGCTGGGTTATGAATATAAAG CTCACTCAGACTACTGTGGAAGCATGAATGTAAAGGAGTTCTACAGAGAAGATCGTCACCTTGGTGTGAATGAGGAGTCAATAT GTTACTTTGTGCTTCACGTGTTGCGAACAGCGGGAGCCACGGGATGGCTTGTGTCGCAGAAGGTGTTGTCTCTACTTTGGCTGGCCATTCTCTCTCCAG GGAGGGCAGCTTCTGGCATGTTCAGGTTGCTTAGAACTGGGTGGTATCAACTTGTTACTCTGATGTCTTTGCTCAAGGTGTTTCTTGTAAGAAG ATGCCTTCCAAAGAACTACAGGTGGTTATTGTTTCTTATCCCACTCCTGTTTCTACTAG gTTTGTGGTTCTGGGGGCTTAATGGCTTCATTTCATTATTACCTCCATTGAACTGGACAAAAATTGGCACAATTCAGAGAACAGATGATTCAGTTCCTGTTCCTGAACCACAAGATGACTCTTTTCATTCTGTGCAACCTCCAAAG GATACCATAAATATCTTTGACTTTGGTCGTATAAGtgagctggaaaagcaaatggCCTTCGTGTCTGACAGATGCCATGACCAAAACAAAGAATACAACAAAGTGATGAGCCTGCTCCAGAATCTTCAAGATCAGGTTGCCACAATGAGTGACAGAAGTGAAACattgaatttaataaaaaacgTAATGAGTCAATATATTAAAGATATGAAATTGGAGGAAAAG ACTGATTTCCTGGCTTTACACAAAGAACATGAGTTGCGCATCCAGACGCTGGAAGAACTTCTTAGAAAACTCTCAGCTGAATCCAAG GACATCCAGAAGGAGTTCGATCTAGCCAAATCAAAATCAGTCAG AGATGATGATCAATACAGTCTACTTATgtccaaaattaaaaagctaGAACTAGAGCTGGCTTCTATGAAATCAGAGCTGTTATCTGGGGAAAGTGTGAAGACGAGTTGCGAGAAAATGGATGTCATTCATGAAAAA GTAGATGCCCAGGTCAAGGAATCTGTCAAGCTATTGCTTTTTGGTGATCAACAAGAAGACTTGCCTGAATCACTTCTCCAGTGGCTTACCTCCAATTTTGTGAGCAAAAGCGATCTACAGACTGTGCTGCGGGATCTTGAGTTGCAGATCCTCAAAAATATTACTCTCCATATGTCTGTAACAAACCAAAAAGTAACATCTGAAGTAGTTACAAATGCTGTGACTAATGCAGGGATTTCTGGAATCACAGAAGCG CAAGCACagattattgtaaataatgcaCTGAAGCTCTACTCTCAAGACAAGACTGGGATGGTGGATTTCGCCTTGGAATCTGGAG GTGGCAGCATTCTGAGTACTCGCTGTTCTGAAACCTATGAGACCAAGACAGCATTAATTAGCCTCTTTGGAATTCCTCTGTGGTACTACTCTCAGTCTCCTAGAGTGGTGATTCAG CCGGACATGTATCCAGGGAACTGCTGGGCTTTCAAAGGATCACAGGGCTACCTTGTGGTGAGACTTTCCATGAAGATCTATCCAACTGCCTTTACATTGGAACACATACCAAAAACTCTTTCACCAACAGGAAATATCACCAGTGCTCCTAGGAATTTTGCAGTATAT GGTCTGGATGATGAATATCAAGAAGAAGGCAAACTTCTAGGAGAGTATGTCTATGATCAAGATGGAGAACCACTGCAGATGTTTCCAGTGATG gagaaaaatgaagacGCATTCCAAATAGTGGAGCTGAGGATTTTCTCTAACTGGGGCCATGTGGAGTACACCTGCCTTTATCGGTTCAGAGTGCACGGGAAACCTGCCCAGTAA